One genomic region from Methanocaldococcus fervens AG86 encodes:
- the rimI gene encoding ribosomal protein S18-alanine N-acetyltransferase, with the protein MIIRKFTSKDISAVEEIEKEAFRTPYPTNLLLGIWAMYPNCFYVAEVNGKVVGYILGSMDWGNGHIVSLAVKKEYRGQGIGTALLKTLEDYYFNEANCNYVVLEVRVSNTVARKFYYKMRYKDRKLLPKYYEDGEDAILMIKKRPNAKGPLIITLW; encoded by the coding sequence ATGATAATAAGAAAATTTACATCTAAAGATATAAGTGCTGTTGAAGAAATTGAGAAAGAGGCATTTAGAACACCATATCCAACCAATTTACTTTTAGGAATATGGGCAATGTATCCAAACTGTTTTTATGTTGCAGAGGTTAATGGAAAAGTAGTTGGCTATATATTGGGTAGTATGGATTGGGGGAACGGGCATATAGTATCCTTGGCTGTAAAAAAGGAATATAGAGGGCAGGGGATTGGAACAGCTTTATTAAAAACATTGGAAGATTATTATTTTAATGAGGCCAACTGCAACTACGTAGTTTTGGAAGTTAGGGTTTCAAACACTGTTGCAAGAAAATTTTATTATAAGATGAGGTATAAAGATAGGAAGCTCCTACCAAAATACTATGAAGATGGAGAAGATGCTATATTGATGATAAAAAAGAGACCGAATGCAAAAGGTCCTTTGATAATTACATTATGGTAG
- a CDS encoding biotin transporter BioY, with product MEIKHLLSRYERARLQFFTWRYNTSTANKFLLAFGLACLTGALAQIRIFLPWTPVPITGQTFSVLLDGVVLGRRWGGLSQAIYILLGGLGVPWFANFSGGFSHLLGPTGGYLIGFVVAALFIGYVVDKYVKSRNFLPMLAVMLFANFVIIYGFGLLGLGLWLALIKGSFPGIWELLWMGAFPFVPGDIIKAVLAASIAAVILPKQSFGEEVDA from the coding sequence ATGGAGATTAAGCATTTATTAAGTAGGTATGAAAGAGCAAGATTACAGTTTTTTACGTGGAGATACAACACATCTACAGCAAACAAATTCCTCTTAGCTTTTGGATTAGCCTGTTTAACCGGAGCTTTGGCACAAATAAGGATATTCTTACCATGGACTCCAGTGCCTATAACTGGGCAGACATTTTCTGTTTTATTAGATGGAGTCGTATTAGGTAGGAGATGGGGAGGTTTAAGTCAGGCAATATATATTTTATTGGGAGGTTTAGGGGTTCCATGGTTTGCCAATTTCTCAGGAGGATTTTCTCATCTTTTAGGTCCAACTGGTGGGTATTTAATTGGATTTGTTGTAGCGGCTTTATTCATTGGATATGTAGTTGATAAATACGTAAAATCAAGGAACTTTTTACCTATGCTCGCAGTTATGTTATTTGCCAACTTCGTCATAATTTATGGATTTGGATTATTGGGCTTAGGACTTTGGTTAGCTTTAATTAAAGGCTCCTTCCCAGGAATTTGGGAGTTATTGTGGATGGGGGCATTCCCATTTGTTCCAGGAGATATAATAAAGGCAGTATTAGCCGCTAGTATAGCAGCAGTAATATTGCCAAAGCAATCATTTGGAGAAGAAGTTGATGCATAA
- a CDS encoding DUF1284 domain-containing protein, whose amino-acid sequence MKNILKIRAHHLLCMQGFQGYGYSEEFIKNMAKIVEVIDLNPEIEVIAKCDVICSYCPYNINGKCQKGKVEDMDLKVLKKLNLKEGSRVRAKDLISLVNERFENFYDVLDVCGDCEWKSKCLWFLSRSNKKL is encoded by the coding sequence ATGAAAAATATTTTAAAAATTCGAGCTCATCACCTTCTATGCATGCAGGGATTTCAAGGATATGGATATAGTGAAGAGTTTATAAAAAACATGGCTAAAATTGTTGAGGTTATAGATTTAAATCCTGAAATAGAAGTGATTGCCAAATGTGATGTAATCTGCTCTTACTGTCCATACAATATAAATGGAAAATGCCAAAAAGGGAAAGTTGAGGACATGGATCTGAAGGTTCTTAAAAAACTAAATTTAAAGGAGGGCTCAAGAGTTAGAGCCAAAGACCTTATCTCCCTCGTAAATGAAAGATTTGAAAATTTTTATGATGTTTTAGATGTATGTGGTGATTGTGAATGGAAATCAAAATGCCTCTGGTTCCTTTCACGAAGTAATAAAAAGCTTTAA
- a CDS encoding methylated-DNA--[protein]-cysteine S-methyltransferase: protein MIIQIEDYFIGMIFKGNQLVKNTIPLRREEIFKFMNGYIVKNPEEEYLEIGEVILKLYFAEVDDKEAREMINYKLEVPEFTRKVLDIVKNIEFGKTITYGDIARKLNTSPRAVGMALKRNPLPLIIPCHRVVAKNSLGGYSYGLDKKKFILEREKLNKRIKIKN, encoded by the coding sequence ATGATAATTCAGATAGAAGATTATTTTATTGGAATGATATTTAAAGGTAATCAATTAGTTAAAAATACGATTCCTCTGAGAAGGGAAGAGATATTTAAGTTCATGAATGGGTATATTGTCAAAAATCCAGAAGAGGAATATTTGGAAATAGGGGAAGTTATATTAAAACTATATTTTGCAGAAGTTGATGATAAAGAAGCAAGAGAGATGATAAATTACAAATTGGAAGTTCCTGAATTTACAAGAAAGGTTTTAGATATTGTTAAGAATATAGAATTTGGAAAAACAATAACTTATGGTGACATAGCTAGAAAATTAAATACATCACCAAGAGCTGTTGGTATGGCTTTGAAAAGAAATCCTCTACCTTTAATAATTCCATGCCATAGGGTTGTTGCCAAAAATTCTTTGGGCGGATACTCTTATGGATTGGATAAGAAAAAATTTATTTTAGAGAGAGAAAAATTAAATAAAAGAATTAAAATAAAAAACTAA
- the tpiA gene encoding triose-phosphate isomerase, translated as MLIVINYKTYKESIGKRGLEIAKAAEKVSEESGVTIGVAPQFVDLRIIVENVNIPVYAQHIDNINPGSHTGHILAEAIKDCGCKGSLINHSEKRMLLADIEAVINKCKDLGLETIVCTNNINTSKAVATLNPDYIAVEPPELIGTGIPVSKANPEVVEGTVNAVKEINKDVKVLCGAGISKGEDVKAAMDLGAEGVLLASGVVKAKNVGEAIRELIKFI; from the coding sequence ATGTTAATTGTAATCAACTACAAGACATACAAAGAGAGTATTGGAAAGAGAGGTTTAGAAATAGCTAAAGCCGCTGAAAAGGTTAGTGAAGAAAGTGGGGTCACAATTGGAGTTGCTCCTCAATTTGTAGATTTAAGGATAATTGTTGAAAACGTTAATATCCCAGTTTATGCTCAACACATTGATAATATAAATCCTGGAAGCCATACAGGGCATATATTGGCTGAGGCTATTAAAGATTGCGGTTGTAAGGGAAGTTTAATAAATCATTCAGAGAAGAGGATGTTATTGGCAGACATTGAGGCGGTTATAAATAAATGTAAAGATTTAGGATTAGAAACAATTGTTTGCACAAATAATATAAACACTTCCAAAGCAGTTGCAACCTTAAACCCTGATTATATTGCTGTTGAACCTCCAGAACTTATAGGGACAGGAATTCCAGTATCAAAAGCAAATCCAGAAGTTGTTGAAGGAACGGTTAATGCTGTTAAAGAGATAAATAAGGATGTTAAAGTCCTATGCGGAGCTGGAATATCTAAGGGAGAGGATGTTAAGGCAGCTATGGATTTAGGTGCTGAGGGTGTTTTATTAGCTTCTGGAGTAGTTAAGGCGAAGAATGTTGGAGAGGCTATAAGAGAATTGATAAAATTCATCTAA
- a CDS encoding DUF4870 domain-containing protein — protein sequence MAFGLSRNVEGALCYLLFWVSGLIFLLLEREDEFIKFHAMQSFVTFLILHFAVIIISVIQLLEGYLSLITIAIIILGIVGMVKAYNGEKYKFPILEIYQKSC from the coding sequence ATGGCTTTTGGATTGAGTAGGAACGTTGAGGGAGCTTTATGTTATTTATTGTTTTGGGTTAGCGGATTAATATTTTTGTTGTTGGAAAGAGAGGATGAATTTATAAAATTCCACGCTATGCAGTCATTTGTAACATTTTTAATTTTACATTTTGCAGTGATAATTATCTCGGTAATCCAATTATTGGAAGGTTATCTCTCACTAATAACTATAGCGATAATTATTCTAGGGATTGTTGGGATGGTTAAAGCCTATAACGGTGAGAAATATAAATTCCCCATATTGGAGATATATCAGAAAAGCTGTTAA